One stretch of Lucilia cuprina isolate Lc7/37 chromosome 6, ASM2204524v1, whole genome shotgun sequence DNA includes these proteins:
- the LOC111678315 gene encoding alpha-tocopherol transfer protein-like → MSKIRPLPPALQNIAIEELNEDPTRIDADIEALRTWIQQQPHLRARTDDQFLVAFLRGCKYSLEKAKSKIDKFYTLRTKYPELFTLKGMDDEKIKEYIRLGVAVALPTPLNENGPRIMLMRSGAYSPSEYEFMEIMRVYQAGCEISLLEDDNTIVSGYSHIMDLTNWTKEHFFQMNFSVMKKFTVFSEEAVPLRPKHFIAINAPSIFESFYNLVKPMMSEKQNKRSVIYGSNYEKMYETIPLKYLPKEYGGENGSIPELIADFEKKFMEYREYFRESETNYGTDESLRPGKPIDFESLFGMEGSFRKLNVD, encoded by the exons ATGTCCAAAATAAGACCTTTACCGCCGGCATTACAAAACATAGCCATTGAGGAACTTAACGAAGATCCTACGCGTATTGATGCTGACATTGAGGCATTACGGACATGGATACAACAGCAACCGCATTTGCGTGCACGCACAGATGATCAGTTTTTGGTGGCCTTTTTGAGGGGCTGTAAGTATAGTCTGGAAAAGGCCAAATCGAAAATTGATAAGTTTTATACTTTGCGCACCAAATATCCAGAACTCTTTACCCTCAAAGGTATGGATGATGAGAAAATAAAGGAGTATATACGTTTGGGTGTAGCAGTAGCCTTACCCACACCGCTTAATGAAAACGGTCCTCGCATAATGTTAATGCGCAGTGGAGCTTATAGTCCTAGTGAATATGAATTTATGGAAATCATGCGTGTCTATCAGGCTGGCTGTGAAATATCTTTGTTGGAAGATGACAACACCATTGTTAGTGGCTATAGCCACATAATGGATTTGACCAATTGGACGAAAGAGCATTTTTTCCAAATGAATTTCAGTGTTATGAAAAAGTTTACCGTATTTTCGGAGGAAGCAGTTCCCTTAAGACCAAAACATTTTATAGCCATTAATGCTCCCTCCATATTTGAGAGCTTTTATAATCTGGTTAAGCCCATGATGtcggaaaaacaaaataaaaga AGTGTTATCTATGGTAGCAATTATGAGAAAATGTATGAAACCATACCTTTAAAATATCTGCCCAAAGAATATGGTGGTGAAAATGGTTCGATACCCGAATTGATTGCGGATTTTGAGAAGAAATTTATGGAGTATAGAGAATATTTCAGGGAAAGTGAGACCAATTATGGCACCGACGAAAGCTTAAGACCGGGTAAACCTATTGATTTTGAAAGTCTTTTTGGTATGGAGGGTTCATTTAGGAAATTAAATGTagattaa
- the LOC111678316 gene encoding alpha-tocopherol transfer protein-like has translation MPNIRPLPPCLQKVAIEELNEDPSRIEADLQTLKTWIEQQPHLKARTDDQFLVAFLRGCKYSLEKTKSKIDKYYMLRSKYPEMFALRDVDEVKIREILKMGFGVVLPTPLNETGPRIMLVRNGIYDPHKYDFMDIMRVGQAFNEILMWEDDYAIVNGFVHIADLKDWSKEHFFQATPSVMKKITVYSEEAMPLRPKASHIINAPSIFESVFNIFKPMMSEKQLNRMTIYGSNIEKMYEKIPLKYLPKEYGGENGSIPEILAEWEQKFLSYRDYFIEDAKYGTDEQLRPGKPIDFDNLFGMEGSFRKLNVD, from the exons ATGCCTAATATACGTCCTTTACCACCTTGCCTGCAAAAAGTCGCTATTGAGGAATTAAATGAAGATCCTAGTCGTATCGAAGCCGATCTGCAAACATTAAAAACCTGGATAGAACAACAGCCCCATTTGAAGGCTCGCACAGATGATCAATTTCTGGTGGCATTTCTACGGGGCTGTAAATATAGTTTGGAGAAGACTAAATCGAAAATTGATAAATACTATATGCTAAGATCGAAATATCCCGAAATGTTTGCCTTAAGAGATGTGGATGAAGTCAAAATCAGGGAAATTCTTAAAATGGG tTTTGGTGTAGTATTACCCACACCCTTAAATGAAACTGGACCCAGAATAATGCTAGTACGTAATGGTATTTATGATCCtcataaatatgattttatggATATAATGCGTGTGGGTCAGGCTTTTAATGAAATACTCATGTGGGAAGATGACTATGCCATTGTTAATGGTTTTGTACATATAGCCGATTTAAAAGATTGGTCCAAAGAACATTTCTTTCAAGCGACACCCAGTGTTATGAAAAAGATCACAGTATATTCTGAGGAAGCTATGCCTTTAAGGCCCAAAGCTTCACACATAATAAATGCTCCTTCTATTTTTGAGTCCgtatttaatatattcaaaCCTATGATGTCGGAGAAACAACTGAATAGa ATGACCATTTATGGTTCGAATATTGAGAAAATGTATGAAAAGATTCCCTTGAAATATTTACCCAAAGAATATGGTGGTGAAAACGGTTCTATACCGGAAATTCTTGCCGAATGGGAACAGAAATTTTTATCCTATAGAGATTATTTCATAGAGGATGCTAAATATGGTACAGATGAACAATTGAGACCGGGTAAACCTATCGATTTCGATAATCTATTTGGTATGGAGGGTTCGTTTAGGAAATTAAATGTGGACTga